One genomic segment of Arachis duranensis cultivar V14167 chromosome 4, aradu.V14167.gnm2.J7QH, whole genome shotgun sequence includes these proteins:
- the LOC107484334 gene encoding uncharacterized protein LOC107484334 encodes MTGSDPSTRERIFGFLVTIIGVTQRKLYAKLSKCEFWKEEVKLLGHVVSKRGMIADPYKRRRMELLKDYDFELSYHPGKAKVVVGALGQKSLTIAWVRIKEEELVDKFVDLKLDIGEVAERACLSQLQISSTFKTEIQRALQDERKLQKLLQPVSDKRCEEFTKDGERLWRDKGKVCNQDVRSLRQDLLLGAHYSGFSVYPGSTKMYCNLKMFWSPGMKGDVATVASKCLTCQKVKIEHQKPSGMIQPLEIPQLKWTMMRFG; translated from the exons ATGACGGGGTCGGATCCTTCGACGAGAG aaagGATTTTCGGATTTCTAGTGACGATAATCGGAGTGACGCAGCGAAAGTTGTACGCCAAGTTGTCGAAGTGCGAGTTCTGGAAGGAAGAAGTGAAGCTCTTAGGTCATGTGGTGAGCAAGAGAGGAATGATCGCAGATCCTTATAAG AGAAGACGGATGGAGTTGCTAAAGGATTATGATTTTGAACTAAGTTATCACCCTGGAAAGGCAAAGGTGGTCGTAGGTGCATTGGGTCAGAAATCTTTAACAATTGCTTGGGTGAGAATCAAGGAAGAGGAGTTAGTGGATAAGTTTGTGGatcttaagttggacattggtgAGGTAGCCGAAAGAGCTTGTTTGAGCCAGTTGCAGATTTCAAGCACGTTTAAGACGGAGATTCAGAGGGCTCTGCAAGATGAGCGGAAGCTTCAGAAGTTGTTGCAACCAGTTAGTGATAAGAGGTGTGAAGAGTTCACTAAGGATGGTGAAAGATTGTGGAGAGATAAGGGGAAAGTTTGTAATCAGGATGTCAGAAGTTTGAGACAAGACTTGTTGTTGGGGGCTCACTATAGTGGATTTTCTGTTTATCCCGGAAGCACGAAGATGTATTGTAACTTAAAGATGTTCTGGTCGCCTGGGATGAAAGGTGATGTAGCTACAGTGGCATCCAAGTGTTTGACGTGTCAGAAGGTGAAGATAGAGCATCAGAAGCCGTCAGGAATGATACAGCCTCTTGAGATTCCTCAGTTGAAGTGGACTATGATGCGGTTTGGGTGA